Proteins from a single region of Pseudomonas fulva:
- the thrC gene encoding threonine synthase — translation MRYISTRGQAPALNFEDVLLAGLATDGGLYVPENLPRFTQEEIASWAGLPYHELAFRVMRPFVTGSIPDADFKKILEDTYGVFEHAAVAPLRQLNGNEWVLELFHGPTLAFKDFALQLLGRLLDYVLAKRNERVVIMGATSGDTGSAAIEGCKACDNVDIFIMHPHNRVSEVQRRQMTTILGDNIHNIAIEGNFDDCQEMVKASFADQDFLKGTRLVAVNSINWARIMAQIVYYFHAALQLGGPARSVAFSVPTGNFGDIFAGYLARNMGLPVSQLIVATNRNDILHRFMSGNGYAKGELYPTLSPSMDIMVSSNFERLLFDLHGRNGPSIAALMTEFRQTGGFTVEDDRWTETRKLFDSLAVSDEQTCQTIAEVYAATGELLDPHTAIGVRAARECRRSLAVPMVVLGTAHPVKFPEAIEKSAVNLSPALPAHLADLFGREERCTVLANDLAAVQQFVAAHGNRGKPL, via the coding sequence ATGCGCTATATCAGCACTCGCGGCCAGGCACCGGCCCTGAATTTCGAAGACGTCCTGCTGGCTGGCCTGGCCACGGACGGCGGCCTGTACGTGCCGGAAAACCTGCCGCGCTTCACCCAGGAGGAGATCGCCTCCTGGGCCGGCTTGCCCTACCACGAGCTGGCCTTCCGGGTGATGCGCCCGTTTGTCACCGGCAGCATCCCGGATGCCGACTTCAAGAAGATTCTCGAAGACACCTACGGCGTGTTCGAGCACGCGGCCGTGGCGCCGTTGCGTCAGTTGAACGGCAACGAGTGGGTGCTCGAGCTGTTCCACGGCCCGACCCTGGCGTTCAAGGATTTCGCCCTGCAGCTGCTCGGCCGCCTGCTCGACTACGTGCTGGCCAAGCGCAACGAGCGCGTGGTGATCATGGGCGCTACCAGCGGTGATACCGGCTCGGCGGCCATCGAAGGCTGCAAGGCCTGCGACAACGTCGACATCTTCATCATGCATCCGCACAACCGGGTGTCCGAAGTGCAGCGCCGGCAGATGACCACCATTCTCGGCGACAACATCCACAACATCGCCATCGAAGGCAACTTCGACGACTGCCAGGAAATGGTCAAGGCCAGCTTTGCCGACCAGGATTTCCTCAAGGGCACGCGCCTGGTGGCGGTCAACTCGATCAACTGGGCGCGGATCATGGCCCAGATCGTCTACTACTTCCATGCGGCGCTGCAGCTGGGCGGGCCGGCGCGTTCGGTGGCCTTCTCGGTGCCGACCGGCAACTTCGGCGACATCTTCGCCGGCTATCTCGCCCGCAACATGGGCCTGCCGGTCAGCCAGCTGATCGTCGCCACCAACCGCAATGACATCCTGCACCGCTTCATGAGCGGCAACGGGTACGCCAAGGGCGAGCTGTACCCGACCCTGTCGCCGTCGATGGACATCATGGTGTCGTCGAACTTCGAGCGGCTGCTGTTCGACCTGCACGGTCGCAACGGCCCGTCGATCGCCGCGCTGATGACCGAATTCCGCCAGACCGGCGGCTTCACCGTCGAAGACGATCGCTGGACCGAAACGCGCAAGCTGTTCGATTCCCTCGCCGTGAGCGACGAGCAGACCTGCCAGACCATCGCCGAGGTCTACGCCGCCACCGGTGAGCTGCTCGACCCGCACACCGCCATCGGCGTGCGTGCCGCCCGCGAGTGCCGGCGCAGCCTGGCCGTGCCGATGGTGGTGCTGGGCACGGCGCACCCGGTCAAGTTCCCGGAGGCCATCGAGAAGTCGGCTGTGAACCTGTCGCCAGCGCTGCCGGCGCATCTGGCTGACCTGTTCGGGCGCGAAGAGCGCTGCACCGTGCTGGCCAATGACCTGGCGGCCGTGCAGCAATTCGTGGCGGCGCACGGTAATCGCGGCAAGCCGTTGTAA
- a CDS encoding OB-fold-containig protein, translating into MEIFLQVSLAFPTVIFSFLLCLAVLYWVVVAFGLIEIDVLDVEADSALEGPAAALLSKLKLRDVPLTLVLTLLIFFAWFISYFADLWLLSLLPLEWLRYPLGLVVAALALLLAVAPTRLLCAPLRPLFLKLEVTSSKSVLGQTAVVRSGRVTASHGEAVLENGGAGLILRVRADEQLGFKRGDRVVLLEYLEAQHAYRVITEDEFRGI; encoded by the coding sequence ATGGAAATCTTCCTGCAGGTCTCGTTGGCGTTCCCGACGGTCATCTTCAGCTTCCTGCTGTGCCTGGCAGTGCTGTACTGGGTCGTCGTCGCGTTCGGCCTGATCGAGATCGACGTGCTCGACGTCGAGGCCGATTCCGCCCTGGAAGGCCCGGCGGCTGCGCTCCTGTCCAAACTCAAGCTGCGCGACGTGCCGCTGACCCTGGTGCTGACGCTGCTGATCTTCTTCGCCTGGTTCATCAGCTATTTCGCCGACCTCTGGCTGCTCAGCCTGCTGCCGCTCGAGTGGCTGCGTTACCCGCTGGGCCTGGTGGTCGCCGCGCTGGCGCTGCTGCTCGCCGTGGCGCCCACCCGCCTGCTGTGCGCGCCATTGCGCCCGCTGTTTCTCAAGCTGGAAGTGACCAGCAGCAAGAGCGTGCTCGGCCAGACCGCCGTGGTGCGCAGCGGGCGGGTGACCGCCAGCCATGGCGAGGCCGTGCTGGAAAACGGCGGCGCCGGGCTGATCCTGCGCGTGCGCGCCGACGAGCAGTTGGGGTTCAAGCGTGGCGACCGTGTCGTTTTACTGGAGTACCTGGAGGCGCAGCACGCCTACCGGGTGATAACCGAGGATGAGTTCCGCGGCATCTGA
- a CDS encoding endonuclease — protein MPFRSLLALLCLTLCTSLQAAPPQSFSQAKKIGWTLYERQSVEFYCGCSFKGNRVDLKSCGYTPRKNATRAARIEWEHIVPAWQIGHQRQCWQHGGRKNCSKNDSVYRRAEADLHNLVPAIGEVNGDRSNYDFGWLPQKPSQYGACPTVVDFKARKVMPRQQVRGMIARTYLYMSDRYQLRLSKQNRQLFNAWNKTYPAEHWERQRNQLVGCVMGWGNPYVGQLDKRLCQQAPVAAVNRR, from the coding sequence ATGCCGTTCCGCAGCCTTCTCGCCCTGCTGTGCCTGACCCTCTGCACCTCGCTGCAGGCCGCCCCACCGCAAAGCTTCAGCCAGGCCAAGAAGATCGGCTGGACCCTCTACGAGCGCCAGTCGGTGGAGTTCTATTGCGGCTGCAGCTTCAAGGGCAATCGCGTCGACCTGAAAAGCTGCGGCTACACGCCACGCAAGAATGCCACTCGCGCCGCGCGTATCGAATGGGAGCATATCGTCCCGGCCTGGCAGATCGGTCATCAACGCCAGTGCTGGCAGCACGGCGGGCGCAAGAACTGCAGCAAGAACGACAGCGTCTACCGCCGCGCCGAGGCCGACTTGCACAACCTGGTACCGGCGATAGGCGAGGTCAATGGTGACCGCAGCAACTATGACTTCGGCTGGCTGCCGCAAAAGCCCAGCCAGTACGGCGCCTGCCCCACAGTGGTGGACTTCAAGGCCCGCAAGGTGATGCCGCGCCAGCAGGTTCGCGGCATGATCGCCCGCACCTACCTGTACATGAGCGACCGCTACCAGCTGCGCCTGTCGAAACAGAACCGCCAGCTGTTCAACGCCTGGAACAAGACCTACCCCGCCGAACACTGGGAGCGCCAGCGCAACCAGCTGGTCGGCTGCGTGATGGGCTGGGGCAACCCCTATGTCGGGCAGCTGGACAAGCGGCTTTGCCAGCAGGCGCCGGTGGCGGCGGTCAATCGGCGGTAG
- the bacA gene encoding biofilm formation regulator BacA yields the protein MENKSSAHYQRLFRQRLREQGLVKKEVWILPEHAQKLSAVERKLRQPQPELASMEEGVSMPQVWTAQTLFDALSATAPFADGRAAVELIQGADASLHVTMKEYGDLPLFIAVFGDQIVVEALLWPASDVRDTAAFNEEVLRSHKLFPLSCVGLETLPDGQACYTMFGALSASSILPNVVLEIETLADNVIKATEAYEDFLKASA from the coding sequence ATGGAAAATAAATCATCTGCCCATTACCAGCGTCTTTTCCGTCAGCGTCTGCGCGAGCAGGGCCTGGTGAAGAAGGAGGTCTGGATTCTGCCCGAGCATGCCCAGAAGCTCTCGGCGGTCGAAAGGAAACTGCGCCAGCCCCAGCCGGAGCTGGCTTCAATGGAGGAGGGGGTGAGCATGCCTCAGGTTTGGACTGCACAAACGTTGTTCGATGCGCTATCGGCGACAGCGCCGTTTGCCGATGGTCGCGCGGCCGTCGAGCTGATCCAGGGTGCCGACGCCAGTCTGCACGTGACCATGAAGGAATACGGCGATCTGCCGCTGTTCATCGCCGTGTTCGGCGACCAGATCGTGGTCGAGGCGCTGCTCTGGCCGGCCAGCGACGTGCGCGACACCGCCGCCTTCAACGAGGAAGTGCTGCGCAGCCACAAGCTGTTCCCGCTGTCCTGCGTGGGGCTCGAAACCCTGCCGGACGGTCAGGCCTGCTACACCATGTTCGGTGCGCTCAGCGCTTCGTCGATCCTGCCCAACGTGGTGCTGGAGATCGAAACCCTGGCGGACAACGTGATCAAGGCGACCGAAGCCTACGAAGACTTCCTCAAGGCCAGTGCATAA
- a CDS encoding PspA/IM30 family protein: MNVWSKLLTALRGGANEMGEALVDGQALRILDQEIRDADAELRKSKEALAEIMAKQKLAAERAGKCAAKIAEYEAYAVKALETGKDDLAGEVAGKIANLEIELGSEREQADAYAASVAQLRAAVSQAEANIKRLKQQVDTVKATESVQKAQMAVAQRYGGSQAKLHTAVESLERIKQQQAERAAKMEAAAELAEASNPDQSLDAKLRAAGIVADKSSADSVLARLKDKAKP, encoded by the coding sequence ATGAACGTGTGGAGCAAATTGCTGACGGCGCTGCGCGGCGGTGCCAACGAAATGGGCGAGGCCCTGGTCGATGGCCAGGCCTTGCGCATCCTCGATCAGGAAATCCGCGACGCCGATGCCGAGCTGCGCAAATCCAAGGAAGCGCTGGCCGAGATCATGGCCAAGCAGAAGCTGGCCGCCGAGCGCGCCGGCAAGTGCGCCGCCAAGATCGCCGAGTACGAAGCGTACGCGGTCAAGGCGCTGGAGACCGGCAAGGACGACCTGGCTGGCGAAGTGGCCGGCAAGATCGCCAACCTGGAAATCGAACTGGGCAGTGAGCGCGAGCAGGCCGATGCCTATGCGGCCAGCGTGGCCCAGCTGCGCGCGGCGGTGAGCCAGGCGGAAGCCAATATCAAGCGCCTGAAACAACAGGTCGATACCGTCAAGGCCACCGAAAGCGTGCAGAAGGCGCAGATGGCCGTGGCCCAGCGTTATGGTGGCTCCCAGGCCAAGCTGCACACCGCGGTCGAATCGTTGGAGCGCATCAAGCAGCAGCAGGCCGAGCGTGCGGCGAAGATGGAAGCGGCGGCCGAGCTGGCCGAGGCCTCCAACCCTGACCAGTCGCTGGACGCCAAGCTGCGCGCCGCCGGTATCGTCGCCGACAAGAGCAGCGCCGACAGCGTGCTGGCGCGCCTCAAGGACAAGGCCAAGCCCTGA